The Miscanthus floridulus cultivar M001 chromosome 7, ASM1932011v1, whole genome shotgun sequence genome includes a region encoding these proteins:
- the LOC136463073 gene encoding RING-H2 finger protein ATL32-like, whose product MSSYGPTGALADVMEAAVAAVGSYRVCDTVVLVCLASASTLIILTVAFFFRRAFANGYAAAAMATNGAGATAANGRSRCGLAPSALSAGAWWAQCAICLAVVRDGETVRLLPACGHLFHVECIDLCLRSHATGSLCRRDVVEAPAEKV is encoded by the coding sequence ATGTCTTCCTACGGTCCCACCGGTGCACTGGCAGACGTGATGGAAGCTGCTGTCGCTGCCGTCGGCAGCTACCGGGTGTGCGACACGGTGGTGCTCGTCTGCCTCGCCTCTGCCTCCACCCTCATCATCCTCACGGTGGCCTTCTTCTTCCGCCGCGCCTTCGCCAACGGGTACgcagccgccgccatggccacgaaCGGCGCCGGAGCCACCGCTGCCAACGGCAGAAGCCGGTGTGGGCTGGCACCATCCGCGCTGTCCGCTGGCGCCTGGTGGGCGCAGTGCGCCATCTGCCTCGCCGTGGTGCGAGATGGGGAGACGGTGCGGTTGCTGCCAGCATGCGGGCACCTATTCcacgtcgagtgcatcgacctGTGTCTGCGCTCTCACGCTACCGGCTCGCTTTGCCGGCGTGACGTCGTCGAGGCTCCCGCCGAAAAGGTTTGA